The proteins below are encoded in one region of Haladaptatus sp. R4:
- a CDS encoding right-handed parallel beta-helix repeat-containing protein — translation MTDNHRYNTPEPGITDWHVPLNQNFERLDSDVEIRDNEEMRGSYAPKLGAKFLATDTENEFVGDGEKWRPLQSSGRSPTFESLSVGTIQSTSLGGTRTVSTESELQDAVHSGGTVIVTDDITLTSAISARIESKLEISIEGHTLKRAPRTNDHMLDFELSDSASLTLSGGFINGNRPEQDFPSMKQDEVRVTGGSSFRANSVTGLYNTNFMFRITDVDSVQFLQPTILTYTNRIANPSDAGGLDGIHTYDCSRVSITGPIIVSGDDSIAVGAINRSVGRVSVTGGVLSSPIHANGLKLHIEEEADSTISIDDILITAAIIACKGHGIQLVNNSPRAKGRGRSLSINSIIDDVVEDGINSIIPMEATIINTEITNVGNHGINLTAGGNDLKIVSLTRNFRESGVRLQGFSNAFIRSTIDAEGGQYGITLDSVTNAQISAIIDGPTQAGVYGLNSSHVSVTSSIIHGCNGPPILSIRDSNHWTIVGCDVYGNTTNSFKLTGSNNFTQANNIEGGGFHFDRAEHQTSSYADIKPPIPRFFENDE, via the coding sequence GTGACCGATAATCATCGGTACAACACGCCGGAACCCGGGATAACCGACTGGCACGTTCCGCTCAATCAAAATTTCGAACGGCTCGACAGCGATGTCGAGATACGCGACAACGAAGAGATGCGAGGGTCGTATGCACCTAAACTCGGCGCAAAATTTCTCGCGACGGATACGGAAAACGAATTCGTCGGTGATGGTGAAAAGTGGCGACCCTTGCAGTCGTCCGGCCGGTCGCCGACCTTCGAATCACTCTCGGTCGGCACGATCCAGTCGACGTCCTTAGGCGGGACGCGAACGGTTTCGACCGAGAGCGAACTACAGGACGCGGTACACAGCGGGGGAACGGTCATCGTTACCGACGACATCACGCTCACGAGCGCGATTTCCGCTCGAATCGAATCCAAACTGGAAATCAGCATCGAAGGTCACACGCTGAAACGTGCGCCCCGAACGAACGACCACATGCTGGACTTCGAGTTGTCTGATTCTGCGAGCTTGACTCTTTCCGGTGGTTTCATCAATGGAAACAGACCTGAACAGGATTTTCCCAGCATGAAACAGGACGAGGTTCGCGTCACTGGGGGGTCCAGCTTTCGGGCCAACTCCGTCACCGGACTCTACAACACCAACTTCATGTTCCGAATCACGGACGTGGACTCGGTGCAGTTCCTTCAACCGACGATACTGACGTACACGAATCGGATCGCGAACCCGTCGGACGCGGGCGGACTCGACGGGATTCACACTTACGACTGTAGCCGTGTTTCGATTACGGGACCGATAATCGTCTCCGGCGACGACAGCATCGCCGTCGGGGCGATAAATCGCTCGGTCGGCCGGGTATCGGTCACTGGTGGCGTTTTGAGCAGTCCGATTCACGCCAACGGTCTCAAGCTACACATCGAAGAAGAGGCGGATTCGACTATCTCGATAGACGACATCCTGATAACCGCGGCAATCATCGCCTGCAAGGGACACGGTATCCAACTCGTGAATAACTCACCGCGGGCCAAGGGTCGCGGCCGATCATTGTCCATCAACTCGATCATCGACGACGTCGTCGAGGATGGCATCAACTCTATCATCCCGATGGAAGCGACCATCATTAACACCGAGATAACGAACGTCGGTAATCACGGCATCAACTTGACCGCTGGTGGAAACGACCTAAAAATCGTCTCACTCACCAGGAACTTCCGGGAATCGGGCGTGCGCCTCCAAGGTTTCTCGAACGCGTTCATTCGCTCGACCATCGATGCGGAGGGGGGACAGTACGGAATCACTCTAGATTCGGTGACAAACGCCCAAATCTCCGCGATCATCGATGGACCGACGCAGGCCGGTGTGTACGGCTTGAACTCCTCTCACGTCTCGGTCACGAGTTCCATCATCCACGGCTGTAACGGGCCGCCGATTCTGTCCATCCGCGATTCGAACCACTGGACGATCGTCGGCTGTGACGTGTACGGAAACACGACGAACTCGTTCAAACTCACCGGATCAAATAATTTCACGCAGGCGAACAACATCGAAGGGGGTGGATTTCATTTCGATCGGGCAGAGCACCAAACGAGTTCGTACGCGGACATCAAACCGCCCATCCCTCGGTTCTTCGAGAACGACGAATAA
- the cgi121 gene encoding KEOPS complex subunit Cgi121, with amino-acid sequence MKLVEGRVTITDVNDFVARLGSIGDEFDCAVQAFDADYVAGRAHLQSAVDHANRSFERGENVAHDRSVEILLYAAGRRQINQALAMGISEGEQRVVVVVDGERERPAADAVSELVTPVETLGTATRDSVFEFFDISEREVATTTADLADLVCERVALLEVEK; translated from the coding sequence ATGAAACTGGTCGAAGGACGGGTGACGATCACGGACGTAAACGACTTCGTCGCCCGCCTCGGGTCGATTGGCGACGAGTTCGACTGTGCCGTTCAGGCCTTCGACGCAGACTACGTCGCCGGAAGAGCACATCTCCAATCCGCGGTGGACCACGCGAACCGCTCGTTCGAACGCGGCGAGAACGTCGCTCACGACCGATCGGTCGAAATCCTCCTGTACGCGGCGGGCCGTCGCCAGATCAATCAGGCGCTCGCGATGGGTATCTCGGAGGGTGAACAACGCGTCGTCGTCGTGGTCGATGGTGAGCGGGAACGACCCGCCGCGGATGCCGTCTCCGAATTGGTGACTCCCGTAGAGACGCTCGGAACCGCGACCCGCGACTCCGTGTTCGAATTTTTCGATATTTCGGAACGGGAAGTAGCGACGACGACTGCCGACCTCGCCGACCTCGTCTGCGAACGAGTTGCTTTGCTCGAAGTGGAGAAGTAG